In Temnothorax longispinosus isolate EJ_2023e chromosome 10, Tlon_JGU_v1, whole genome shotgun sequence, a single window of DNA contains:
- the LOC139820094 gene encoding uncharacterized protein has protein sequence MTLVGRTSVRTVLLTSLLPISVVLVVLVVLARAGDVATLEYGVEPLPATREERPRPDIDTSVTDHRRGRTSPHTDLLSSKAKREQALRNILTARRRQILNQRSHHEAHRILSSRRSRPGDIISKGPPDILETQETRHDIYVTNARTEVSVEEETPQSSRKSIEKVVSTINLDAMKVEIEPQIAKTLKDEALLTSTTEQYENISSTFSSVALTPTMLTNQKLGDADTRKKNTVSMPESLYNHFRPVESNIPVEDMSQFLYFGQKLQRENVTNSSNNNSVETTSTNPTSSRRRYSTKRFSPTIATPVEEIMNEEMNIALETLERRTIEKNQVSRIKNMFRSSSNGLYYRKPRPTADVVSNVIPGNESSPGIVSGSETRSEMNAVDDKFHRGDPSTHADGTRDRVPQERGNATHVTEASTTTQISRQRQSDDDIEAKIVVESEIDAKLSNGTIAALNGTAERTTNDFGKDNEKKKVTEMKTEVGNAEKSEHKLTNVERTVSTLQRTGARPQESDNTETILLPSRTESSTLRIVVPDDSLGLSSFAIEGERTHRNTVKQQPVTDPVADRPVRVLTGGDIAPKSSPLSTSPLTTESSAPALVDSDQQPQQQQQQQHPQQHVYAYTITNVTRLLRNYTGPGLSGEEERQGGGSVGRRASSGAEITSGGPSQQRPQQQQQQPPPPPPLPPSSPLLLPRASDGSIEPARTPAGLSAGATVEPAAAAGTLPSGVDGLVGEQSRKVVPQQKRTASQGTAATWSSSHSAANDSVISPTRSVKSPEIGNRGSIRWNNTKSRTGLGEQEGANDRRFLRKSASAVLNQRSTVNEESSSLAPSKRRRVLASPSGVSSSNGTRRVKSGEEKIESAQDKLVVNDRSSNGTRVADRGKVSDDEVPGVDSFSKVSRTSGVNEVPRNSSSQKTTVMGILSRNSSATDETMDATDPSVLVDAITTTEVEKSHVLEEDIVTASSLNNESDIGSNAEDDQGVVMLNKTESDVNATTDGIIETTVTVTEQVDKIVAITTTPTSTTTSTSTTTTIIPTAPVFPVTPRILTEVEKTTDPETHTLRPTDIAKEANNLDPSEIQKRYRAKDATTTSTTTTTTTVSPIQNGTHVDEASSRKSKVLPTSSTPTVTENGKRVSGERSPEVRARNLSDKSKDKDDVLPIMHLYNTSDIFNGSGSMDGLARDTERPSVVLPVDSESQNEDSPATTMITVITTTTTTTEKTPELMVTINNTEISRDTSTTVPVPKFKESTVISTNSRKDKPEENRESQDTVVPPGFKGSSFTPTANRTRYRPAYHHSILPEYNGTMYHPGGLNRTFFETGEPISVSPRESMNVSEVILKRHDGDAIATQETVAVVGYILATLVVFPIAVGVGLILRRLILRNRKVLEESDTSSEISCRKDALNLENGDFKTSIEKAITKLPRIQHLCHEAEKPPPPPSQESRWEFPRDKLRLQTVLGQGNFGQVWKAEADDLTGHQGTTRLVAVKTVKEGASDREKEDLDRELEIMKQLGSHPNVVTLLGCCTEEEPHYLILEYVMYGKLLAYLRDHRTRQYFYNFSEDSAALTSRDLTVFGYCVARGMEYLASKKIIHRDLAARNVLVDHNKLCKIADFGMSRFANEDGEVIETRHGRNALPIRWMAPESLIYSLFTTKTDVWSFGILMWEIVTLGSTPYPDMTAREVMRNVHNGYRLERPSHCRTELFRVISRCWHADPDRRPEFQILRRDLAQLLEDNMNGHYVDLESFASECTD, from the exons ATACGTCAGTCACAGATCATCGTCGTGGGCGCACATCCCCACACACGGATCTGTTGTCATCAAAAGCTAAACGCGAGCAGGCGCTACGCAACATTCTCACTGCAAGAAGGCGACAGATTCTGAATCAACGCTCACATCATGAAGCCCATCGGATTCTCTCGAGTCGTAGATCACGACCTGGCGATATCATCTCGAAGGGTCCTCCAGACATCCTCGAAACCCAAGAGACTAGGCACGACATTTACGTCACAAACGCGCGAACGGAAGTGTCAGTGGAAGAGGAAACTCCGCAATCGTCGAGAAAATCAATCGAAAAAGTTGTTTCCACGATCAATCTCGATGCCATGAAAGTAGAGATAGAACCGCAAATCGCGAAAACACTTAAAGACGAAGCTCTGTTGACGTCGACGACCGAGCAGTATGAGAATATTTCTTCCACATTTTCTTCAGTCGCTCTAACGCCGACTatgttaaccaatcaaaaatTGGGAGACGCGGATACGCGCAAGAAGAATACTGTATCGATGCCGGAGTCATTATACAACCACTTCCGGCCAGTGGAGAGCAATATTCCGGTGGAAGATATGTCGCAGTTTCTTTATTTCGGTCAGAAACTTCAGCGGGAAAACGTCACCAATAGCAGTAACAATAATTCCGTCGAGACGACATCGACGAACCCGACTTCTTCGCGCAGAAGATATTCCACAAAGAGATTCAGTCCGACAATAGCCACGCCGGTAGAGGAGATTATGAATGAAGAGATGAATATTGCGTTAGAAACGTTAGAACGACGGACAATCGAGAAGAATCAGGTATCGAGGATTAAGAACATGTTTAGGAGCTCGAGTAATGGGCTGTATTACCGGAAGCCGAGGCCTACAGCGGACGTCGTATCCAACGTTATTCCAGGGAACGAGTCGAGCCCCGGTATCGTCAGCGGATCGGAAACGAGGAGCGAAATGAATGCGGTAGACGACAAATTCCACCGCGGCGACCCGTCCACTCACGCGGACGGGACCCGCGATCGAGTTCCGCAAGAGAGAGGAAACGCAACCCACGTCACCGAGGCGAGCACAACGACCCAGATATCGCGACAACGTCAGTCTGATGACGATATCGAAGCGAAGATCGTCGTGGAGAGTGAAATCGACGCGAAACTCTCGAACGGGACAATCGCAGCTTTAAATGGAACCGCCGAGAGGACGACGAACGATTTTGGGAAGGACAATGAGAAGAAGAAAGTCACCGAAATGAAGACGGAAGTAGGGAATGCGGAGAAATCGGAGCATAAGTTAACGAATGTCGAGCGGACAGTGTCAACATTGCAGAGAACGGGCGCGAGGCCTCAAGAGAGCGACAACACTGAGACAATATTGTTACCATCGCGGACGGAGTCGTCGACGCTGCGAATCGTGGTGCCGGATGACAGCTTGGGACTCTCGAGTTTCGCGATCGAGGGCGAGCGGACCCATCGCAATACCGTTAAGCAGCAACCGGTCACGGATCCCGTCGCGGATCGACCGGTTCGCGTGTTGACCGGCGGCGATATCGCTCCGAAATCATCGCCGTTATCGACGTCGCCCTTGACGACGGAGTCATCGGCACCTGCCCTCGTTGACTCAGATCAACAGCctcaacagcagcagcaacagcaacatcCGCAGCAACACGTGTACGCTTATACGATAACGAACGTGACGCGATTGTTGCGCAACTACACCGGACCTGGATTAAGCGGCGAAGAGGAAAGGCAAGGAGGAGGTAGTGTTGGCCGTCGTGCTAGTAGCGGTGCCGAGATAACGAGCGGTGGACCGTCGCAGCAGCGGCctcagcagcagcagcagcaaccaccgccgccgccgccgctgccgccgtctTCTCCTCTTCTGCTTCCTCGTGCCAGCGATGGCAGTATAGAACCGGCACGAACGCCGGCGGGACTCAGTGCCGGCGCGACCGTCGAGCCAGCCGCAGCTGCTGGAACGTTACCCAGTGGTGTTGATGGTCTGGTGGGGGAACAATCGAGGAAAGTCGTTCCACAACAGAAACGAACGGCCAGCCAAGGAACAGCAGCGACCTGGTCCTCGTCGCATTCAGCCGCGAATGATAGCGTTATCTCGCCGACGAGATCCGTTAAATCGCCGGAGATCGGAAACAGAGGATCGATCAGGTGGAACAACACCAAGTCGCGGACAGGACTTGGCGAGCAGGAAGGTGCTAATGATCGGAGATTCCTAAGGAAGAGCGCCAGCGCGGTGTTAAATCAAAGATCGACTGTCAACGAAGAATCTTCGTCTCTGGCGCCGAGCAAACGCCGCAGAGTGTTGGCTTCTCCGAGCGGGGTATCCTCTTCAAACGGTACCAGGAGGGTGAAGTCCGGTGAAGAGAAGATTGAGAGTGCTCAGGATAAATTAGTGGTAAACGATCGGTCGTCGAACGGGACGCGGGTTGCGGATCGCGGGAAAGTTTCGGACGATGAAGTGCCAGGTGTCGATTCTTTTTCGAAAGTTTCGCGTACGAGCGGGGTGAACGAAGTGCCGAGAAACAGTAGTTCGCAAAAAACCACCGTCATGGGAATCTTGAGTCGAAATTCGAGTGCAACTGACGAGACGATGGACGCGACCGATCCGTCCGTCCTCGTTGACGCGATCACGACGACGGAGGTGGAAAAGTCTCACGTTCTTGAGGAGGATATTGTTACTGCGTCAAGTTTAAACAATGAAAGCGATATCGGGAGCAATGCTGAAGACGATCAAGGTGTCGTGATGCTGAACAAGACCGAGAGTGACGTAAACGCAACAACGGACGGTATTATCGAGACGACCGTGACAGTGACCGAGCAAGTCGATAAAATTGTCGCGATTACAACGACGCCGACATCGACGACGACATCGACgtcgacgacaacgacgataaTCCCGACGGCACCAGTTTTTCCGGTTACGCCTAGAATATTGACGGAAGTGGAAAAGACTACCGATCCGGAGACTCATACCTTGAGGCCGACGGACATTGCAAAAGAGGCGAACAATCTGGATCCATCAGAGATCCAGAAGAGGTATAGAGCTAAAGACGCGACGACGACAtcaacaacgacgacgacgacgacagtTTCGCCGATTCAGAACGGCACTCATGTGGACGAGGCTTCGAGCAGAAAGTCGAAAGTCCTACCTACCTCATCGACGCCCACGGTAACGGAGAACGGGAAACGCGTGTCCGGTGAGAGATCGCCGGAAGTCAGAGCGCGTAATTTATCGGACAAGTCGAAAGACAAGGACGATGTGCTGCCGATCATGCATCTGTACAACACGTCGGATATCTTCAACGGGAGCGGGTCGATGGACGGGCTCGCTCGCGACACGGAACGACCGTCGGTAGTGCTTCCGGTGGATTCTGAATCGCAGAACGAAGACAGTCCTGCGACGACGATGATAACGGTgataacgacgacgacgacaaccaCGGAGAAGACGCCCGAATTGATGGTGACTATCAACAACACGGAAATCAGTAGAGATACATCGACCACCGTTCCCGTTCCCAAGTTTAAGGAATCCACCGTAATTTCAACGAATTCCCGAAAGGACAAACCTGAGGAAAATCGCGAATCCCAGGATACTGTTGTCCCTCCAGGGTTCAAAGGCTCCTCTTTCACGCCTACGGCCAACAGAACAAGGTACAGGCCCGCCTATCATCATTCGATCCTGCCGGAGTACAACGGCACAATGTATCATCCCGGTGGGCTCAACAGGACGTTCTTCGAGACCGGCGAGCCGATTTCAGTGAGCCCGCGGGAATCGATGAACGTCAGTGAGGTGATACTGAAGCGGCACGACGGCGACGCGATCGCCACTCAGGAGACAGTCGCCGTCGTCGGCTATATCCTCGCCACTCTCGTCGTCTTTCCCATCGCCGTCGGCGTCGGGCTCATTCTCAGAAGACTGATACTTAGGAATCGTAAG GTGCTCGAGGAGTCGGACACGTCATCGGAGATAAGCTGTAGGAAGGACGCTCTTAATCTCGAAAACGGCGACTTCAAGACGTCCATCGAGAAGGCGATCACAAAGCTACCGAGAATACAGCACTTG TGTCACGAAGCTGAGAAACCGCCGCCTCCGCCATCCCAAGAATCCAGATGGGAGTTTCCTAGAGATAAGCTTAGATTACAGACAGTCCTCGGGCAAGGAAACTTCGGCCAG GTGTGGAAGGCCGAAGCCGATGATTTGACAGGTCATCAAGGCACGACCCGATTAGTGGCAGTAAAAACTGTCAAAGAAGGTGCCTCCGATCGAGAAAAGGAAGACTTAGATCGAGAACTCGAAATCATGAAGCAATTGGGCAGTCATCCAAACGTCGTAACACTTCTAGGTTGCTGCACCGAAGAAG AGCCTCATTATCTCATACTGGAGTATGTCATGTACGGCAAACTGCTCGCGTATCTGCGTGATCACCGCACCAGGCAGTACTTTTACAACTTCAGCGAGGATTCGGCAGCCTTGACATCGAGGGATCTCACGGTTTTCGGATATTGTGTGGCCAGAGGCATGGAGTATCTTGCATCAAAAAAG ATCATCCACCGCGACCTCGCCGCCAGAAACGTCCTCGTGGATCACAACAAGCTGTGCAAAATCGCCGACTTCGGCATGTCGAGGTTCGCCAACGAGGATGGCGAGGTGATCGAGACTAGACACGGCAGAAATGCCTTACCCATCCGATGGATGGCCCCCGAATCTTTGATCTACTCCCTATTCACGACGAAGACCGACGTCTGGAGCTTCGGGATTCTGATGTGGGAGATCGTTACTTTAG GTTCAACACCGTACCCGGATATGACGGCGCGGGAAGTCATGCGGAACGTGCACAACGGTTATCGGCTGGAGAGGCCTTCGCACTGTCGAACCGAGCTCTTCAGGGTGATATCCCGATGCTGGCACGCCGATCCCGACCGCAGGCCGGAGTTTCAGATCCTACGTAGGGATCTCGCTCAGCTGCTGGAGGACAACATGAACGGGCACTACGTGGACCTCGAGAGCTTTGCCTCCGAGTGCACCGATTGA